A single window of Ictalurus punctatus breed USDA103 chromosome 27, Coco_2.0, whole genome shotgun sequence DNA harbors:
- the cd59 gene encoding CD59 glycoprotein precursor (The RefSeq protein has 3 substitutions compared to this genomic sequence), whose product MKVFVQVSVVFVLALIGLGSAIKCYNRVDYTGKCNNTIHCGGHNDGCLILRERNGKIYRQCIRYSDCKSAILSTMFPHVASFTHDCCDKDLCNGASVSAARTSVMAMLLSLALFWWCII is encoded by the exons ATGAAAGTTTTTGTGCAAGTGAGCGTGGTATTTGTTCTGGCCCTTATTGGGCTGG GCTCTGCTATTAAGTGCTACAATTGTGTAGACTACACCGGCAAATGCAATAACACCATTAACTGTGGTGGCCATAATGACGGCTGCctgatactgagagagagaa ATGGGAAAATATACCGGCAGTGTATCCGGTATTCAGACTGTAAATCTGCTATCCTTAGTACCATGTTTCCCCATGTGGCCAGCTTCACTCACGACTGCTGCGACAAAGACTTGTGTAACGGTGCATCTGTGAGCACAGCCAGGACTTCAGTGATGGCCATGCTTCTTTCTCTGGCTCTGTTCTGGTGGTGCATCATTTAA